A DNA window from Macadamia integrifolia cultivar HAES 741 chromosome 4, SCU_Mint_v3, whole genome shotgun sequence contains the following coding sequences:
- the LOC122077555 gene encoding peroxisome biogenesis protein 16, translated as MEVYKRWVRKNKDYVHQMESLASGLTWFLPERFSNSEIGPEAVTTILGILTAINEHIIDTTPTRSRASPAERSSFPWPLWISMLKDLEALVEVAAQQYYGDDKKWHFIAITEATKVLVRLSSFRDSGYKMLLQGGESPNVESDPNTLGSYNRMGNLTNGVNHGPGYFQHHNGHNIRNLEGRALTALNRFGQNARMESNPTWLKRHQQDPAMTVYPPTPPNERPTLSTIVSEKGLHGGLFVMAEVLFITRPLIYVLLIRKYGVRSWMPWLVSLAVDLTGMGFLSYVTRPQSNGSAKHFPLSTSEQNEIKRRKLLWALYIMRDPFFSKYTRQRLDNTEKLLEPIPVIGVLTAKLIELIVGAQSRYTYMSGS; from the exons ATGGAAGTTTACAAAAGATGGGTCAGGAAGAACAAGGATTACGTGCATCAAATGGAATCTCTGGCCAGT GGTTTGACATGGTTTCTTCCCGAACGATTCTCTAATTCAGAAATAGGGCCTGAAGCAG TGACCACAATTTTGGGTATTCTCACTGCTATCAATGAACATATAATCGATACAACCCCTACCCGAAGTCGTGCTAGCCCTGCAGAGCGCTCTTCATTCCCTTGGCCCTTGTGGATATCTATGCTAAAAGACTTGGAGGCATTGGTTGAAGTCGCGGCACAGCAGTACTATGGCGATGATAAGAAATGGCATTTCATTGCCATTACAGAAGCTACCAA GGTGCTAGTTAGGTTGTCATCGTTCAGGGACAGTGGATACAAGATGCTCCTACAGGGAGGGGAGAGTCCAAATGTGGAAAGCGATCCAAATACTTTGGGTTCCTACAACAGAATGGGAAATTTGACAAATGGTGTGAATCATGGACCTGGTTATTTTCAGCACCATAATGGGCACAACATACGGAATCTTGAAGGGCGGGCTTTGACTGCACTGAACAGGTTTGGGCAGAATGCTAGGATGGAATCTAACCCGACATGGTTGAAAAGGCACCAGCAAGATCCTGCCATGACCGTATACCCTCCAA CTCCACCAAATGAGAGGCCTACCCTCTCCACCATTGTTTCTGAGAAAGGACTTCATGGGGGCTTATTTGTGATGGCAGAGGTGCTATTTATTACAAGACCTCTTATATATGTTCTATTAATTAGAAAATATGGAGTTCGGTCCTGGATGCCTTGGCTTGTTTCACTGGCGGTGGACCTTACTGGAATGGGCTTTCTTTCCTATGTTACACGTCCACAAAGTAATGGAAGTGCCAAACATTTCCCTCTTTCAACCTCTGAACAGAATGAG ATTAAAAGGCGAAAGCTGTTATGGGCACTTTACATCATGAGAGATCCATTCTTCAGCAAGTATACCAG GCAAAGACTTGATAACACTGAGAAATTGTTGGAACCTATTCCTGTTATTGGGGTTCTTACGG CTAAGCTTATTGAGCTTATTGTTGGAGCTCAGTCACGTTATACTTAC